ATCCAGGTAGCGGCACTTCTTGATTTGGACGCCGCTGCGCTGCTCTCTAATTCGCCCCTGTTCGTCGGTGAATTCTACAGTTTTGACTTCGCAGGGGCCGACCAGCCACTCGAATAGCCGCGCGGCAAACCAGGCGTTGAGTTCGCAGACTAGCTGGGTTGGCGAAAACAGGTTGCGAATTAGCCACAGCACTGGAGATGGCACCAGAGACTTGAGCACTACGGCGACGAGTGCCTGCTGCTGCTGGGCATTGCGCCCCTGCATAATCTGGGTAGATAAATCGACAACGCCGTCGTAGCCGCTGTGAGCGGTGTCTTTGCCCACGGCTTTGGCCATCTTGCGGCTAAACAGCCAAATGAACAGGCGATCGCCCACACCATCTTGATAGGTTGCTTTTTCTGAGGTGGGGCCAAGGCCCGTGGCCGGGGGCGATGCCATAGTAAACCAGGAATAATTACTTACTCCAGATTAATACTTGAGCGGGCGAGGTGACAGCGGGGGGCAAAATCTCTACCCCAGGCTGCTGCCGGCAAACTGCTGGGCATAGAACTGGGCGTAGCGACTCTGGTTGGCCAATAGTTCGCTGTGGGTGCCCGCTTCAATTACCTGACCCTTTTCCATCACCAAAATGCGATCGGCGTCGCGCACGGTGGCCAGCCGGTGAGCAATGATGAAGACGGTGCGATCGCTCATCAGCCGCTCCAGCGCCTCCTGCACTAACGCCTCAGACTCAGCATCTAGGGCAGAGGTGGCTTCATCCAAAATCAGAATGCGGGGGTTGAGCAGCACGGCCCGGGCGATCGCTACCCGCTGCCGCTGCCCCCCCGACAGATTCACGCCGCGCTCGCCCATCCAGGTGTAGTAGCCCTGGGAAAACTGGCTGATGAAGTCGTGGGCGTTGGCAATGCGGGCGGCGGCTTCCACCGCTTCAATGTCAAAATCTTTTTGGCCAAAGGCTATATTTTGGGCGATCGTGCCCGAAAACAGCGTCGTTTCCTGGG
The sequence above is a segment of the Nodosilinea sp. FACHB-141 genome. Coding sequences within it:
- a CDS encoding DUF4033 domain-containing protein yields the protein MASPPATGLGPTSEKATYQDGVGDRLFIWLFSRKMAKAVGKDTAHSGYDGVVDLSTQIMQGRNAQQQQALVAVVLKSLVPSPVLWLIRNLFSPTQLVCELNAWFAARLFEWLVGPCEVKTVEFTDEQGRIREQRSGVQIKKCRYLDESRCVGMCVNMCKLPTQRFFTEDFGIPLTMVPNFEDFSCEMIFGQTPPPLETEDAYKQPCLIDHCSIATRDPQPCPKVRN